AGGCGTTCGTCGAGCGCTACTACGACCGCTGGGACGACGCCGAGTACATCAACCAGGAGGCTCAAAACAACTACTTCTCGGTCTACCTCTACAAGGAGGCGGTCGAACGCGCGGGCACGTTCGATCAGGAGGCGGTGATCGAAGAGCTCGAGAGCGGAATCGAAGTCGAAGCGCCGGAGGGCGACGTGACGCTCGATCCGGCGACCCACCACGTCGAACACAACATGCGAGTCGCACATGCGGACGAGACCCACGAGATCTCCTTCGACGACGAGCGGACGATCGAACCGTCGTTCCTGCACGATGTCGGCTGTGATCTCACGAGCGAGGCCGAACAGACGCAGTACGAACCGGCGGACTACTACGAGGTGATCTGACCGTGGCGACACCGGAACTCCTGAACCTCGGCTTCGAGTTCGTCGAGATCTTCGCCTTCATCGTCCTCGCGACGGTGGGGCTGGCAGTGATCTTCGGCATGATGGGGATCATCAACCTCGCTCACGGCGAGTTCATCCTCGTCGGCGCCTACGCGACCTCCTTCGCCGTCGCCGCTGGCCTGCCGCTTGCGGTCGCAATGGCCGTCGGCGTCGTCGTGACCGCCGCCTTCGGACTCGTCCTCGAGCGACTCATTATCCGTCGCCTCTACGGACGGCTGCTCGACTCGATGGTCGTCACGTGGGGGATTAGCCTCGTGATGATACAGCTCACCCGGATCGCTTTCGGCAACACCGCGCCCGGCGTGGGGATCCCGTTCGGCCAGCTCCCGGTCGTCGACGGACCGACCTACTACCTCGTGCTCGCGGTCATCGCGGTCGGCGTGCTCGGCGGGCTGTACGCGCTGTTCACGTGGACCGACTTCGGCGTCCGCGCACGCGCGACGATGCAAGACGAGGAGACCGCCCGCAGCATGGGCGTCGATACTGACCGGATGTACATGGCGACGTTCGCCATCGGTTCCGGGCTCGCCGGTCTGGCCGGCGCGCTGTACGCGCCCGTGATGACCGTCACGCCCGAGTACGGGACCAGCTTCCTCGTCGAGTCGTTCGTCGCCGTCGTCGTCGGCGGCTCCTCGGTCCTCCTGGGCACGATCCTGGCAAGCGGCTTCCTCGGCACGATCAACGCCGCGTTCACGAACCTCGCCGGGACGTTCATGGGACAGGTCGCGATGCTGGTCGCCGCCATCGTCGCCATCCGCCTGATGCCCGACGGGATCACCGGACTGCTGTCCGACCTCCGCGAGAAGTGGGGTGAGAGCGAATGAGCGTCGACTCGAGCAACGGGCCGCTAGCCGGCCTCCGCCGGCCGTTCGAAGGGCCGAACACGATGGGGAACACCCCGAGCTTCTGGCTCGGTTTCGTCGCCGCCGTGGCCGTCCTCGCGGCGCTGCCGATCCTCTTCGGTTATTACGCCGCCGAGATCGGCGCCGTGTTCCTCGCGTACGCCCTGCTGGGCGTCAGCCTCGCGTTCATCTGGGGCTACTGCGGAATCCTGAGCTTCGGCCAAGTGGCGTTCTTCGGCATCGGCGGCTACGCGTTCGGCGTCGTCGCGATCAACGTGCCGACGCTGACCGGGGCGACGCTGGGGCTGCTGGCCGCGATCGCCGTCTCGACGTGCTTCGCCGCCGCGCTGGGCTACTTCATGTTCTACGGTGGCGTCCGGGACGTCTACGTGACGATCTTAACGCTCGTCGTCGCGCTGGTCCTCTATACGTTCATGGGCCAGACCGCCGGCGGCGAGTGGGCGATCGGCGACGCCCGCCTCGGCGGGTTCAACGGGATGAGCGGCGTCCCCGACCTCGGGATCGGAATCGGTTCGACCGGCCTCGAGATCGGAATTGTCGGCCACTACTACGTGACGCTGAGTGCACTCGTGGCGACCTATCTCGGGCTGCGCGCGCTGGTCAACAGCCGGTTCGGGTACGCGATGGTCGCGACCCGCGAGGACGAGAGCCGGACCGAGATGTTCGGCTACAACACGACGTTCATCAAGTTCGCCGTGTTCACGATCGGCGGCGCGATCGCCGGCCTCAGCGGCGTTCTGTTCGCGACGCAGAACAACTATATCGATCCGAGCGTCTTCGGCATCACCGCCGCCGCCCTGCCGGTCGTCTGGGCCAGCGTCGGCGGCCGGACCTCGCTTCTCGGCACCGTCGGCGCCGCGCTCGCGATCCAGTTCGTCGACTATCAGCTCGCGCTCTCGGGCAGCGAGTGGGCGCTGGTAATCATCGGCTCGCTGCTGGTGTTCGTCGTCCTCGTGATGCCCGAGGGAGTCGCGCCGCGGCTCCGCGATCTCGTCGTCAACTACCGCTCGTCCGAGCCGACGCCGGCGGACGCGCCGGCCGGCACTGAGGAGGTGAGCGACTGATGGGGACCAGTGATCCGACCGTCATGACGACGCAGGCCGTCGACGAGACCGGCGAGGGAACCTCGCGGATCCTCCAGACGCGGAACCTGCGAAAGGAGTTCGGCGGCCTCACCGCGACCGACGACGTCGACTTCGCGCTCGAGGAGGGGGAACTGCGCTGTCTCATCGGCCCCAACGGCGCGGGGAAGAGCACCTTCCTCAACCTGCTGACGGGCCAGCTCGAGCCCACGGCCGGGAAGATCTATTACGACGGTCACGACGTCACCGACCTGCCCTCGTACGAGCGGGTCGATCGCGGCATCAGCATGAAGTTCCAGGTCCCGAGCATCTACGAGGGGCTGACCGTCGCACAGAACCTGCGGATCCCGCTCCAGCAGGTCGCCGACGGCGACGCGTTCGAGGCGCGAACGCGCGAGATCCTCGAGCGCTTCGACCTGCTTACCGAGCACGATATCGTCGCCTCGAACCTCTCGCACGGCCAACAGCAGCGACTGGAGATCGGGATGGCGATGGCGCTGGAGCCGACCCTCATGTTGCTGGACGAACCGGTCGCCGGCCTCTCTGTCGAGGAGACCGCCGAGATTGCCGACCTGCTGCGGGAGATTTCGGATGACGGCGTCGCGCTGATCGTCATCGAACACGACATCGACTTCGTCGAATCGATCGCGGATCGCGTCACCGTCCTCGATCAGGGCTCGATCTTCCGCGAGGGCACCGTCGAGGCGGTCAAGAGCGATCCCGAAGTCAAGCGGATTTACCTGGGGGAAGATCACTGATGCTCGAACTCACGAACCTGCGCGCGTCGTACGGCAAGACACCGATCCTCCGCGGCGTCGACGTCGCCGTCGACGAGGGAGAGATCGTCGGCATCATGGGGAAAAACGGCGTCGGGAAGACAACACTGATCAAGGCCGTCGTGGGCCTGCTCGAGGCCGACGAGGGCACCGTCGTCTTCGACGGCGAGGACGTCACCGACGAACCGGCCGACGTCCGCGCCCGCCGCGGGATGGGCTACATTCCGCAGGGGCGGGACGTCTTCCCCGAGTTGACCGTCGAGGAGAACCTGCGGATGGGCGAGACGATCAACGAGGGTGACGACCGCCTGCAGTACGAGGCCGTCTACGACTACTTCCCGATCCTCGAGGAACGCCGCGACCAGAAGGCGGGGACGATGAGCGGCGGCCAACAGCAGATGCTCGCGATCGGGCGCGCGCTGATCGGCAACCCCGAGCTGCTCCTGCTTGACGAGCCCTCCGAGGGCGTCCAACCCTCGATCGTCCAGGACATCACGCGAGACCTGCGGAGCGTCAACGAGGAGCTCGGGACGACGATCTGCTTCGTCGAACAGAACCTCCACGTCGTGCAAAATCTCGCGGAACGCTGCTACGCCATCGACAAGGGAGAGATCGTCGACGAACTCGGTCCAGACCGCCTCGAGTCCCGCGATGCGGTGACGGAGTATCTGGCGGTGTGACCCGCCAACTCGAGCGTCGACGAGGGGACCCGCCAACTCGAGGACTGACCGACTAGGAGAACCGCGACGCGATGTCGGCCTCAGTGATGATCCCGACCGTCTCGCCGGCCTCGGTGATCATCACGGCCTTGTAGTGTTCGAGCAAGTTACTGATCTCGTCCAGCGTCGCGTCCTTCGACACCGTCGGGAAGCTCTCGCTCATGTGCTCCTCGACGGGCTCGTCGCGGGCCTCCGAATCGAGGTGGACGAGGTCGCCCTGGCTGATCGAACCGACCGGAATGCCGTCCTGGATGACGGCGAGCTGGGAGTAGGCCTCCTCCTCCATCTTCCGAGCGGCTTCTTTGACGGCGTCGTTGGGTGCGACGTTGACGACGGCCTTGTTCATCAGGTCCTCGGCGCGGACGACGTCGCTCTCGGCCTTCTCGAGGGCGTTGACGATGCGGCGCAGCGTCGAGAGCCGCGGGTCGACGTCCCCACCCTCGATTCGGGCGATCAACGGCTGGGAGACGTCGGCCGTCTCCGCAAGTTCGCTCTGGGTCAGCCCGAGTTCGGTACGGCGCTGGCGCAGATCCGCGGGCGTCGGAAGTTCCATACGGATCAATAACTGCGGGTTATCAAAAATACTTTGGTTGGGTGACTGTCCGAAGTAAGATGGGTGCGGAGTTCACGCATAAATTCTATCCTTACTGTGAATCTTGTCGAACGTCTTGATCGCCGAGACAGCCATTAAAGATTCTGCACCCCCGTAGACTCGCTACGGAAGTTTGCTGGTTCCGAACGTCGCGGGACCTTGTCGCCGTGGTTGTCCTTGAACCACTCGTTCTGGACATCAACGTCGTCGCTATCCGTATCGCGACTGTGAGCTTGAGGGTCGACGACGCACACTCGCATGAGCGCCCGTGAATTGACTGAACAACGCTGAGAGGTTCACGATGATTGACTACGAGCTGTTGTCTCGCAAGCGTATTGACGAGGATTTGAGTGTAAGATACTCCAAGTATGATTGGATATTCACACGCGCAGACTCATCAGGGAAGACGGGTTCGCGTCTACCCTCGAGCACGGGTCGACTTCTTCATCGAGTAGTCGGACAAATCCGGCCCAACAATGGTATTTCTTCTCTTGTTTTGCTTCCCCATAACAATGTCATGCGTAGTATGGGATTTAGACAGTTCTAAAACCGGAACGGTCGCCGCCATGGTGATTACCGGCCGACGCCGTCGATTGACGGCGGCAGTCAGCAGCCAAGGCGCGCTCAGTCCTCTTCTTCCGTCTCGATGATGTCGACGACCGAGAGGGGAACGTCACGCAGCGCGCCGCCGACCTCGCTCTTGGCGATTCGGGAGGCGTGTTCCTCGCTGTCGGCGTTGTACACTTCCATCTCGAGGGCCAGCCCCACGAGCGCGGTGTCGGCCGCGATGAAGGCCGAGTCGAAGGGTTCCCCGCAGGCGGGACAGCCCGTCGCGCCGACCTCGACTTCGACGTAGTCCATGTCTTCGCTGTTGAGTCGTTTCCCGGCTTCGCTGACGGCGACGCCGATCGCGTCGTCGATCTCTTCGACGTCACGAACGAGCCATGCGGCTTCCATCGCGACGAGATAATTGCCCATACGTGGTGGTCGTCCCGGGGGGTTTCCTGTCTTGCGGTTCGTCGCCGGCAGATGACCGCGTTCTCGAGCCCGGTTCGTTCTCGACGGATTCGCGACGAGCACCGGGTGCGGAGCGTCCGCGGTGGCGCGCGACCGCCGCGGGCCGGGTGCGCACGTGAGCCGAATCGTTCCCATAAGTTACGAGAATTGACCGAGTCGATTGCCGCCTGCATAGCCGTACATCGACTCGAGTACGCCTCTATTTGTCCGCTCTACAACTTCAATTGAATCGCAAGCAGGCGTCGACCTAATTCCTGCCGGTCGATCGTTATAGTCAACTAACTACAAGAAGGCTTATATATACCCGTCGTCTGGCCATGGCTGAACGTCGATGATATCCCGCGTGTACCACGCGACCCTGTTCGCCCTGTACCAACTGTGCATCCTGACCGGCATCGTCGCGATGCCGCTCGCGATCGCCGCCCGCCAGGCCGGCGTCACGCTACCGATCCACCGCGTCCTCGCGAACGTCGAGGACGCCCTCGAGGCCAAACAGCACGAGGAGTAATCGAAACCGTCCAGACTGACATCGAAAGCGCTGTTTCTGTCGGCTCTCGCCTCGAGAGCCACCGGTTCGGAAAGCGGAAACCCCCGAGGTGACCGCCGGTGTTTTATACCGTGCCGGTCGTAACGTTTCGTCAATGCGAGCACCTCAGCATAATTCGGACTTCTCTCGTACCGTCGACCAGTTGGCCGACGATCCGAACCCCTACGAGCCCGAAATCGGGTCGATGCCCCAGAACGACCTGACGCGGGCCGACCTCGACAACGTCAACAAGACCGGGACGACGACGATCGGTATCTCGACGGCCGACGGCGTCGTCATCGCGACGGACATGCGCGCCAGCCTCGGCGGCCGATTCGTCTCGAACAAGAACGTCCAGAAGGTCGAGCAGATCCACCCGACCGGTGCGCTCACGCTCGTCGGCTCGGTCGGCGGCGCCCAGTCGTTCATCTCGAGTCTCCGTGCCGAGGTCAATCTCTACGAGTCCCGCCGCGGCGAGCAGATGAGCATCGACGCGCTCGCGACGCTGGCGGGCAACTTCGCCCGCGGCGGCCCGTTCTTCGCTATCCACCCGATTCTGGGCGGCGTCGACGCGGAGGGCAGCCACGTCTACAGCATCGACCCCGCCGGCGGCGTCATGGAGGACGACTACACCGTCACCGGCTCCGGGATGCAACTCGCCTACGGTCACTTAGAGCAGGCCTACGAGGAGGACATGTCCAACGAGGAAGCCGTCTCGGTCGCGGCCCACGGCATCAAGTCCGCCGTCGAGCGCGACACCGGCTCCGGCAACGGTGTCTTCCTCTGTGAGATCACCGACGAGGGCGTCGACATCCACGGCCACCACGACTTCGACGAAGTCCTGTAAGTCGGCTCGAGGCGAGCGAATTCCGATTTTCGCCGTTATCCGTTGGCAGAGCCGCGGCTCCGTTCGACGCGGTAGCCGTTCGGTATCGATCGTTGCAGAACCGAGAGAAAAATTCGGATTCGGGAGGGACGCGACGCAGTTACTCGAGCCGAGTCGCCTGCTCGAGCTGGAACTCCGAGACCTGGGGTTCGGCGAGTTCGGTCGCGCGTCCCGTCTCGCTCGAGCGGTAGATCGCGTCGATGACCCGCTGGACGGTCAGGGCCTCCTCGACGGTGTTCGTCTCAGGCGCCGCGCCCGCAGCGATCGCTGCGAGGAACTGTTCGTCCTGTTCCGCGTAGCCGGTCACCGACTCGTCGCCGGTCATCGTCACGTCGGCGTAGTGATCGCCGCCGGCGGTGCCGGCCTCGAGGATGTTGAGGGTGGTGTCGCCGATGTCGAACTGCGCGCCGGCCTCGGTGCCGCGCACGCGGAAGTCCATGCTCTCCTCGCGGTTGGTCGCCCAGGCGGCCTCGAGCGAGATCGTCTGGCCCTCGGCGGTGCGGATGAAGGCGCTGACGGAGTCGTCGACCTCGTAGGTCTCGGCTTCGGCGTCCCAGTTGTCGCCGAAGCCCTCGGGGTCGGCGTACTCCGCGTCGGTGCCGAAGGTTGTCCGGGTGATCCCCGACACTTCGGTGATCTCCGGGAAGTCAAGCGCATAGAGGGCGAGGTCGAGCGCGTGGACGCCGATGTCGAGTAAGGCGCCGCCGCCGGCGAGTTCTGGGTCCGTAAACCACGAGCCGGGGCCGGGGACGCCTCGCCGCCGGACGTAGTTGGCCTCGACGTGGGTGAGGTCGCCGAAGCGGCCGCGGGCGTGTTGTTCGTCGAACATGGCCATCGACGCGGCGTGGCGGTTGTGGAAGCCGACCATACAGATTCCGTCCGCGCGCGCGGCGGTGCGTGCGACTCGCTCGGCGCTCTCTATCGTGTGGGCCAGCGGCTTCTCGACGAGCACGTGACAGCCGGCCTCGAGAGCGTCGACGGCGATCGGTTCGTGGAACCGGTTGGGCGTCGTCACGATGACGGCGTCGACGTCGTCCTCGACGACCATCTCCTCGTGGGTCTCGTAGGTTCGCGCACCGAACTCGTCGGCGAAGCGCCGGCGTTGGGCCTCGACGAGGTCCGTACCTGCGACGACATCGGCACCGAGGTCGGAGATACTGCGCGCGTGCAGGTGACCCATCCCGCCCAGACCGACGATTCCGACACCGATCTCGTCGCCGATCATCGCGAAACCTCCGATTGAGGGGCAGTCCGGGAGGAGACGGTAGCAGAAACGGGCGATTTCGATGACATTTGTGTGCGGTCCCAGTCCATAGAGAGAAGCGGTCGGCGATCGAAATAAGGGTTGTGACCGATTAATCTGTACAATCGTCTTGTCTTTCAATCAGAATTATACGATTACTGCCCGTATCAGCGGGACAGAATAGTATAATTGTATCCGTAAACCAGACTGTCACGCGCCAGTATCACCTCAGCTAAGGGCGTTCGCGATGACGCCCGCCCGATGGCCGACGTTACGATCTGGAACGAGTTCCGTCACGAGCGCGAGGACGACGAAATTGCGGCCGTCTATCCGGACGGGATCCACGCGACGATCGCCGACGCGCTCAGCGCCGACGGCGCCGATCGAGAGGACACAGCCGATCACACGATCCGTACCGCAACGCTGGACGAGCCGAAGCACGGCCTTCCGGCGGACGTCCTCGAGGAAACCGACGTCCTGCTGTGGTGGGGCCACGAGGCTCACGACGAGGTTTCGGATGACGTTGTCGACCGCGTTCAGGAGCGGGTCCTCGAGGGAATGGGTCTGATCGTTCTTCACTCGGGTCACTACTCGAAGATCTTCAAGCGGCTCATGGGAACCACCTGCAACCTCCAGTACCGCGAGGACGGCGCGACCGAACGGCTCTGGGTCGTCGATCCCGGCCACCCGATCGCCGACGGCCTCGACGAATCGATCGAACTCCCGCAGACGGAGATGTACGGGGAGCCGTTCGACGTTCCCGAGCCCGATCGGCTGGTGTTCACCAGCTGGTTCGAAGGCGGCGAGGTGTTCCGCAGCGGCTGTTGCTACCGGCGAGGCAGCGGCCGGATCTTCTACTTCCGGCCGGGCCACGAAGAGTATCCGATCTACGAACACGAGGACGTTCGGCGCGTGCTCCGCAACGCCGTCGATTGGGCGACACCGACGGAGGGCGCGCCGCGGACGTTCGGCAAACGGGACTGAACTCGGGTGAATTTCGTCCAAGCGGGGACCACTGGGCTAGAACGTCTGTCTACCCTCGTCGGTGACGACGCTCTCGAGCAACTCGATCGGCGTCGCGTCGTAGTTGGGGTTTTCGACGGCGAAGCCCTCCGCGGGCTCCGGCATCACTTCGCTGCCCGACCGAAACTCGTTCTCGAAGACGAACCCCTCGCTGACGATCTTCGACGCCGAGCCGAGGACGGTGACGGGGACGTCCAGTCGCGCGGCCGTCGACGCGAGCGGGAACGTCCCGACGCGGTTGTACAGCGTGTCCTCGACGATGCAGTCCATGCCGACGACGACGCGGTCGCACTCCTCGAGGTAGACCCCGTGGGCGCTGTCAGTGATCAGCGTCGTCTCGACGCCGTCGAGGTCCGCGAGCGCCCGCGCCGTCTTGCGTCCGATAAAGCGGGGCCGGGCCTCGGTGACGTAGACCTCGAACTGCTTGCCGTCGGCGGTCGCCCGCTCGAGGGCCTCCAGCACGGTCGAGGAGTAGTCGTGAGTCAGCAGCGTCGCGCCGTCCTCGAGGAGGTCGGCGGCGTTCTCGGCCGCGAGGTCCTTCCCTGACTCGACCCGCGAGACGACCGCGTCGATCTTGTCCCGGGTGTACTGTTTGGCCTCCTCGACGCTGTCGTGATCGGCGTCGGAGACGTCATCGACGACTTCCCGGACCGCGTTCTGCAGCGAGGCGTGGGAGGGGTTCGCGCGTCGGAGCACCGAGCCGTTGCGCTCGAGGGCGCGCGTGTACTCCTCAACGGTAGCGAACTCTCGCTCGAGCAACTCCTCTAGGGCCCGCGTCGCGCGGACGGCCACCACCGAGGAGCTGTGGGTCTGCATCTCCTGGATCTGCTCGACCGTCTCGTCGATCATACCTGCACGAATTCCCGTCAGGGAGAAAGGTGTTCGGGTGTCGGTAGCGGCCGCGGCCGGTCAGTCTGCGGATTCGAAGC
Above is a genomic segment from Haloterrigena salifodinae containing:
- the urtB gene encoding urea ABC transporter, permease protein UrtB — its product is MATPELLNLGFEFVEIFAFIVLATVGLAVIFGMMGIINLAHGEFILVGAYATSFAVAAGLPLAVAMAVGVVVTAAFGLVLERLIIRRLYGRLLDSMVVTWGISLVMIQLTRIAFGNTAPGVGIPFGQLPVVDGPTYYLVLAVIAVGVLGGLYALFTWTDFGVRARATMQDEETARSMGVDTDRMYMATFAIGSGLAGLAGALYAPVMTVTPEYGTSFLVESFVAVVVGGSSVLLGTILASGFLGTINAAFTNLAGTFMGQVAMLVAAIVAIRLMPDGITGLLSDLREKWGESE
- a CDS encoding ThuA domain-containing protein; protein product: MADVTIWNEFRHEREDDEIAAVYPDGIHATIADALSADGADREDTADHTIRTATLDEPKHGLPADVLEETDVLLWWGHEAHDEVSDDVVDRVQERVLEGMGLIVLHSGHYSKIFKRLMGTTCNLQYREDGATERLWVVDPGHPIADGLDESIELPQTEMYGEPFDVPEPDRLVFTSWFEGGEVFRSGCCYRRGSGRIFYFRPGHEEYPIYEHEDVRRVLRNAVDWATPTEGAPRTFGKRD
- a CDS encoding Gfo/Idh/MocA family protein; translated protein: MIGDEIGVGIVGLGGMGHLHARSISDLGADVVAGTDLVEAQRRRFADEFGARTYETHEEMVVEDDVDAVIVTTPNRFHEPIAVDALEAGCHVLVEKPLAHTIESAERVARTAARADGICMVGFHNRHAASMAMFDEQHARGRFGDLTHVEANYVRRRGVPGPGSWFTDPELAGGGALLDIGVHALDLALYALDFPEITEVSGITRTTFGTDAEYADPEGFGDNWDAEAETYEVDDSVSAFIRTAEGQTISLEAAWATNREESMDFRVRGTEAGAQFDIGDTTLNILEAGTAGGDHYADVTMTGDESVTGYAEQDEQFLAAIAAGAAPETNTVEEALTVQRVIDAIYRSSETGRATELAEPQVSEFQLEQATRLE
- a CDS encoding DUF555 domain-containing protein translates to MGNYLVAMEAAWLVRDVEEIDDAIGVAVSEAGKRLNSEDMDYVEVEVGATGCPACGEPFDSAFIAADTALVGLALEMEVYNADSEEHASRIAKSEVGGALRDVPLSVVDIIETEEED
- a CDS encoding ABC transporter ATP-binding protein, whose protein sequence is MLELTNLRASYGKTPILRGVDVAVDEGEIVGIMGKNGVGKTTLIKAVVGLLEADEGTVVFDGEDVTDEPADVRARRGMGYIPQGRDVFPELTVEENLRMGETINEGDDRLQYEAVYDYFPILEERRDQKAGTMSGGQQQMLAIGRALIGNPELLLLDEPSEGVQPSIVQDITRDLRSVNEELGTTICFVEQNLHVVQNLAERCYAIDKGEIVDELGPDRLESRDAVTEYLAV
- a CDS encoding ABC transporter ATP-binding protein, with product MGTSDPTVMTTQAVDETGEGTSRILQTRNLRKEFGGLTATDDVDFALEEGELRCLIGPNGAGKSTFLNLLTGQLEPTAGKIYYDGHDVTDLPSYERVDRGISMKFQVPSIYEGLTVAQNLRIPLQQVADGDAFEARTREILERFDLLTEHDIVASNLSHGQQQRLEIGMAMALEPTLMLLDEPVAGLSVEETAEIADLLREISDDGVALIVIEHDIDFVESIADRVTVLDQGSIFREGTVEAVKSDPEVKRIYLGEDH
- the psmB gene encoding archaeal proteasome endopeptidase complex subunit beta yields the protein MRAPQHNSDFSRTVDQLADDPNPYEPEIGSMPQNDLTRADLDNVNKTGTTTIGISTADGVVIATDMRASLGGRFVSNKNVQKVEQIHPTGALTLVGSVGGAQSFISSLRAEVNLYESRRGEQMSIDALATLAGNFARGGPFFAIHPILGGVDAEGSHVYSIDPAGGVMEDDYTVTGSGMQLAYGHLEQAYEEDMSNEEAVSVAAHGIKSAVERDTGSGNGVFLCEITDEGVDIHGHHDFDEVL
- a CDS encoding ABC transporter permease subunit, which codes for MSVDSSNGPLAGLRRPFEGPNTMGNTPSFWLGFVAAVAVLAALPILFGYYAAEIGAVFLAYALLGVSLAFIWGYCGILSFGQVAFFGIGGYAFGVVAINVPTLTGATLGLLAAIAVSTCFAAALGYFMFYGGVRDVYVTILTLVVALVLYTFMGQTAGGEWAIGDARLGGFNGMSGVPDLGIGIGSTGLEIGIVGHYYVTLSALVATYLGLRALVNSRFGYAMVATREDESRTEMFGYNTTFIKFAVFTIGGAIAGLSGVLFATQNNYIDPSVFGITAAALPVVWASVGGRTSLLGTVGAALAIQFVDYQLALSGSEWALVIIGSLLVFVVLVMPEGVAPRLRDLVVNYRSSEPTPADAPAGTEEVSD
- a CDS encoding CBS domain-containing protein — its product is MELPTPADLRQRRTELGLTQSELAETADVSQPLIARIEGGDVDPRLSTLRRIVNALEKAESDVVRAEDLMNKAVVNVAPNDAVKEAARKMEEEAYSQLAVIQDGIPVGSISQGDLVHLDSEARDEPVEEHMSESFPTVSKDATLDEISNLLEHYKAVMITEAGETVGIITEADIASRFS
- a CDS encoding translation initiation factor eIF-2B, producing MIDETVEQIQEMQTHSSSVVAVRATRALEELLEREFATVEEYTRALERNGSVLRRANPSHASLQNAVREVVDDVSDADHDSVEEAKQYTRDKIDAVVSRVESGKDLAAENAADLLEDGATLLTHDYSSTVLEALERATADGKQFEVYVTEARPRFIGRKTARALADLDGVETTLITDSAHGVYLEECDRVVVGMDCIVEDTLYNRVGTFPLASTAARLDVPVTVLGSASKIVSEGFVFENEFRSGSEVMPEPAEGFAVENPNYDATPIELLESVVTDEGRQTF